The DNA sequence AAAGGCCATATCCGGTTTTCGCTGGTAACCATTCCGGTTCGGATTTATAATGCCATCGAATCACAGCAAACCGTACGTTTCAATCAACTTCACAAAGATTGTAATGGTCGAATCAAATATGAAAAAAAATGTAAAAAATGCGAGCAGGTTGCGAAACCCGAGGATATTGTCAAAGGTTACGAGTACGAACCGGACCAATATGTTATCGTCGAACCGAGTGATTTTGATAATTTGAAATTGAAAAGTACAAAAGTGATCGACATTGAGGGATTTGTTGATGCATCGGAAGTTCACCCGACTTTATTTGATGCTCCATATTTTGTCGGTCCGGATGGAGAAGTTGCTGCAAAAGCTTATGCGCTATTAACTGAAACACTCAGGGATAGCAATAAACTCGGAATAGGTAAAGTTGTGCTTCGTGAACGTGAAGATATCGTTCTTATTGCACCTCATGAAAAAGGCATATTGCTTTATAAATTACGCTACCCAAGTGAAGTTCGAAATATGAATGATGTGCCGCAATTGGATGAAGTTGAAGCGGATAAAACTCAACTTAAATTGGCGCAAACTCTCGTTGATTCAATGACAAAATCCTTTTCTGATATCGTGCTTAAAGATAATTACAATGATTCACTTCGTGAAATGATCCAGGCGAAGATTGACGGCCAGGAAATCATAACTGTCGAAGAAGAAGAACAACCGGTGGTTGATATAA is a window from the candidate division KSB1 bacterium genome containing:
- a CDS encoding Ku protein is translated as KGHIRFSLVTIPVRIYNAIESQQTVRFNQLHKDCNGRIKYEKKCKKCEQVAKPEDIVKGYEYEPDQYVIVEPSDFDNLKLKSTKVIDIEGFVDASEVHPTLFDAPYFVGPDGEVAAKAYALLTETLRDSNKLGIGKVVLREREDIVLIAPHEKGILLYKLRYPSEVRNMNDVPQLDEVEADKTQLKLAQTLVDSMTKSFSDIVLKDNYNDSLREMIQAKIDGQEIITVEEEEQPVVDIMTALKQSIEQAKEQKKPMVKATGKAKKAEVAKVEEKSTKSRKRKSA